Proteins encoded by one window of Cylindrospermum stagnale PCC 7417:
- a CDS encoding phosphoenolpyruvate carboxylase, whose translation MGSLLYSLSQAANIYPASELFLRHRLQVVEELWESVLRQECGQKMVELLRQLRDLCSPEGQATHDQATSAVKLIEQLNINEAIRAARAFALYFQLINIIEQEYEQKQQLNRYSETEAEPADQETLPNIIYSTNQTEDDAPVNRGRGADLLTKSWMDKAQVKHKGTFAALFPHLFQLNVPPQQIQRLITQLDVRLVFTAHPTEIVRHTIRDKQRQVVNLLQQLDVVENRSGSTGGGYPWEAADVREQLLEEIRLWWRTDELHQFKPTVLDEVDYALHYFQEVLFDGIPQLYKRFKYALNQTFPWLEPPSKNFCSFGSWVGSDRDGNPSVTPEITWQTACYQRKMVLERYIRSVKQLIELLSVSMHWSDVLPDLLESLELDQSTLSEVYDSLALRYRQEPYRLKLAYVLKRLENTRDRNLALSKRETPKNQDSPMYSSGSEFLAELRLIERNLTETGLSCRELENLICQVEIFDFNLTQLDIRQESSRHADALNEILEYLQVLPQPYHDLTEAQRVTWLTGELQTRRPLIPAELPFSEKTNDVIETFRIVRSLQQEFGVKICQTYIISMCRDVSDVLEVLLLAKEARLFDPAIAVGSIQVVPLFETVEDLQRSRRVMRQLFSLPLYRALLAGGYESTEQKVLSPESTNQSQSPQIGETIQAATSSVLRTDLQEVMLGYSDSNKDSGFLSSNWEIHKAQKSLQQIAEEYGVKLRIFHGRGGSVGRGGGPAYEAILAQPGHSINGRIKITEQGEVLASKYSLEDLALYHMETITTAVIQASLLRTGFDDIEPWNEIMEELAARSRQHYRALIYEQPDFTDFFHQVTPIEEISQLQISSRPARRPSGKKDLSSLRAIPWVFSWTQTRFLLPSWYGIGTALQEFVNAEPEQHLKLLRYFYVKWPFFKMVISKAEMTLAKVDMEMARHYVQELSNPEDRSRFDKVFEQIASEFYLTRDLVLQITGHNRLLDGDPILQRSVQLRNGTIVPLGFIQVSLLKRLRQSQNTTTSGVIHSRYSKGELLRGALLTINGIAAGMRNTG comes from the coding sequence ATGGGTTCCCTTTTATACTCGTTATCGCAAGCTGCAAATATCTACCCCGCCTCGGAATTATTTTTGCGTCATCGTCTACAGGTAGTAGAGGAATTGTGGGAGTCGGTTCTCCGGCAAGAATGTGGTCAAAAGATGGTGGAGCTATTGCGGCAGTTGCGTGATTTATGCTCGCCGGAAGGACAAGCCACACATGACCAAGCCACCTCCGCCGTTAAATTGATTGAGCAACTGAATATCAACGAAGCAATTCGCGCAGCTCGTGCTTTTGCTCTGTATTTTCAGCTGATTAATATCATAGAGCAGGAATATGAACAAAAGCAGCAATTGAATCGTTATTCCGAGACAGAAGCAGAACCAGCGGATCAGGAAACTCTACCGAATATTATCTACTCCACTAACCAAACAGAAGACGATGCACCTGTTAACAGGGGACGAGGAGCAGACTTGCTCACCAAGAGTTGGATGGACAAAGCACAAGTTAAACACAAAGGTACCTTTGCAGCCTTGTTTCCCCATTTATTCCAGTTGAATGTTCCACCACAGCAAATTCAACGTCTAATTACGCAATTGGATGTGCGCTTAGTATTCACCGCACACCCGACAGAAATCGTTCGTCATACCATTCGAGATAAGCAGCGACAGGTGGTAAATCTGTTACAACAGCTAGACGTGGTGGAAAACCGCTCTGGCAGCACAGGTGGCGGCTATCCTTGGGAAGCAGCAGATGTCCGCGAACAATTGCTCGAAGAAATTCGCCTATGGTGGCGCACAGACGAACTCCACCAATTCAAACCCACGGTGCTGGATGAAGTAGATTATGCCCTCCACTACTTCCAAGAAGTGTTATTTGATGGCATTCCCCAACTGTATAAACGCTTCAAATACGCTCTAAATCAGACCTTTCCTTGGCTGGAACCACCGAGTAAAAACTTCTGCTCTTTTGGCTCTTGGGTGGGTTCTGATCGAGATGGTAACCCATCAGTAACACCAGAAATCACCTGGCAGACAGCTTGCTATCAAAGAAAAATGGTGTTGGAGAGATATATCCGCTCAGTCAAGCAGTTGATTGAGTTATTGAGTGTGTCAATGCATTGGAGTGATGTCCTACCAGACTTGCTGGAATCCTTAGAGTTAGATCAGTCTACATTGAGTGAAGTTTACGACTCTCTAGCATTGCGTTATCGGCAAGAACCTTATCGACTGAAACTGGCTTATGTGCTAAAACGTCTGGAAAATACACGTGATCGCAATCTCGCTTTATCTAAGCGAGAAACGCCAAAAAATCAAGACTCCCCAATGTACAGTTCGGGATCAGAGTTTTTAGCAGAACTGCGGTTGATTGAACGTAACTTGACCGAAACCGGTTTAAGTTGTCGAGAGCTAGAAAATCTGATCTGTCAAGTCGAAATTTTTGATTTTAACCTCACACAGCTAGATATCCGCCAGGAATCATCCCGCCATGCTGATGCGCTGAATGAAATTCTCGAATACCTCCAAGTCTTACCCCAACCTTATCACGACCTCACAGAAGCCCAAAGGGTTACTTGGCTCACAGGGGAACTACAAACCCGTCGGCCGTTAATTCCAGCGGAATTGCCATTTTCGGAAAAAACCAACGATGTGATTGAAACCTTCCGCATCGTGCGATCGCTGCAACAAGAGTTTGGTGTCAAAATCTGCCAAACTTACATTATCAGTATGTGCCGCGATGTGAGCGATGTTCTAGAGGTTTTGTTGTTAGCTAAAGAAGCCAGGCTTTTTGATCCCGCCATTGCTGTGGGGAGTATTCAGGTTGTACCTCTATTTGAGACGGTAGAAGATTTGCAACGCTCCCGACGCGTCATGCGGCAACTGTTTTCACTACCGTTATATCGTGCCCTGTTGGCTGGCGGCTATGAGAGTACTGAGCAAAAAGTACTGAGTCCTGAGTCTACCAACCAAAGTCAGTCACCTCAAATCGGGGAAACTATTCAAGCAGCAACTTCTTCAGTACTCAGGACTGACTTACAAGAAGTGATGCTAGGGTATTCTGACAGCAACAAAGACTCTGGGTTTTTAAGTAGCAACTGGGAAATTCATAAAGCCCAAAAATCACTCCAGCAAATAGCAGAAGAGTATGGCGTGAAACTGCGGATTTTCCATGGACGTGGTGGTTCCGTTGGACGTGGTGGCGGACCAGCTTATGAGGCAATTTTGGCTCAACCAGGTCACAGTATTAATGGGCGGATCAAGATTACCGAACAAGGGGAAGTTTTAGCTTCTAAATACTCCTTGGAGGACTTGGCTTTATACCACATGGAAACTATCACTACCGCCGTGATTCAAGCGAGTTTACTGCGGACTGGGTTTGATGATATCGAACCTTGGAATGAGATTATGGAAGAGTTAGCAGCGCGATCTCGTCAACATTATCGCGCTCTCATTTACGAGCAGCCTGATTTTACCGACTTTTTCCACCAAGTAACCCCAATTGAGGAAATTAGCCAGCTGCAAATTAGCTCCCGTCCGGCGCGTCGTCCATCTGGTAAGAAAGATTTAAGCAGTCTGCGAGCTATTCCTTGGGTATTTAGCTGGACACAAACCCGATTTTTGCTGCCTTCTTGGTATGGTATTGGCACAGCTTTACAAGAATTCGTCAACGCCGAACCAGAACAACACCTGAAATTGTTGCGCTACTTTTATGTCAAGTGGCCCTTCTTCAAAATGGTGATTTCCAAAGCAGAAATGACCTTAGCCAAAGTAGATATGGAAATGGCACGCCATTACGTCCAGGAATTGTCTAACCCCGAAGATAGATCCCGGTTTGATAAAGTTTTCGAGCAAATTGCGAGCGAATTCTATCTCACCAGGGATTTAGTGTTACAAATCACTGGACACAATCGACTTTTAGATGGTGATCCGATATTGCAGCGTTCAGTACAGTTACGCAACGGCACAATTGTACCTTTAGGGTTTATCCAAGTTTCCCTACTCAAACGCTTACGGCAATCCCAGAACACTACCACCTCTGGGGTGATTCACTCCCGTTATAGCAAAGGCGAGTTACTTCGAGGGGCATTGTTAACCATCAACGGCATTGCTGCGGGTATGAGAAATACAGGTTGA
- a CDS encoding small RNA NsiR4-regulated ssr1528 family protein, whose product MPTETNPGNQTTTGADAIDEAIAAGIDFDGSPISAAKLELYSKVMALEANRPRSGVSNTMRSRIVRIGAKHTPQTELDRLLVDAGFAPLKEKEIAFFYSAK is encoded by the coding sequence ATGCCTACTGAAACTAACCCAGGGAATCAAACTACCACAGGTGCTGATGCTATTGATGAAGCGATTGCTGCCGGAATTGATTTCGATGGTTCTCCCATTTCGGCTGCCAAATTAGAACTTTATAGCAAAGTCATGGCGCTAGAGGCAAATAGACCGCGTAGTGGCGTCTCCAACACAATGCGATCGCGAATTGTGCGAATTGGTGCAAAGCACACCCCACAAACAGAACTCGATAGATTATTAGTAGATGCTGGTTTTGCTCCCTTGAAAGAAAAAGAAATTGCCTTTTTTTACAGCGCTAAGTAA
- a CDS encoding NUDIX hydrolase yields MNNPGEIRVIALGLIRDGDRIFVSEGHDPVKQETFYRALGGGVEFGETSRIALEREFQEEIQAELTNIRYLGCIENLFTFDGRQGHEIIQLYQCDFAEPKFYQLENLMFSESDTHKHQALWIDINRCRSGNLKLVPEVFFDYL; encoded by the coding sequence ATGAACAATCCAGGTGAAATTCGGGTCATAGCTCTGGGGCTAATTCGGGATGGCGATCGTATATTTGTTTCTGAAGGACACGACCCCGTCAAGCAAGAAACATTTTATCGCGCTTTAGGTGGTGGTGTAGAGTTTGGTGAAACCAGCCGTATAGCCTTAGAACGAGAATTTCAAGAAGAAATTCAGGCAGAATTAACGAATATTCGCTATTTGGGTTGTATAGAAAACCTGTTTACATTCGACGGTAGGCAGGGGCACGAAATTATTCAGCTTTATCAATGTGACTTTGCCGAACCCAAGTTTTATCAACTGGAAAACTTGATGTTTTCTGAGTCAGACACTCATAAACACCAGGCGCTATGGATAGATATTAACCGCTGTAGATCTGGTAATTTAAAATTAGTGCCAGAGGTATTTTTTGATTATTTGTAA
- a CDS encoding DUF3531 family protein: MQIQFREINPFDVWIWLKFSTIPSEREKQYVEEVFNSWFYLGKLGAFNAENLQVQDSGLDISYMGYDSEGYEKSLLALMHNMGEFEYEDGWGRCWFDLGTADAIALDILINALTQLSAEYVNIEELYIGGENQDWPVEDSDSRSYSMYDN; the protein is encoded by the coding sequence ATGCAAATTCAGTTCCGCGAGATTAATCCTTTTGATGTCTGGATTTGGCTAAAATTCAGCACAATTCCTTCCGAACGTGAAAAGCAATATGTAGAAGAGGTATTCAATTCCTGGTTTTATCTGGGTAAATTGGGTGCATTTAATGCCGAAAATCTCCAGGTGCAGGACTCAGGTCTTGATATCAGCTATATGGGTTATGACTCAGAAGGTTATGAAAAAAGCCTGCTAGCGCTAATGCACAACATGGGTGAGTTTGAGTATGAGGATGGCTGGGGGCGATGCTGGTTTGATTTGGGAACCGCTGATGCGATCGCCCTTGATATTCTCATCAACGCCCTCACACAGCTAAGTGCCGAATATGTCAACATTGAAGAATTGTACATCGGCGGCGAAAATCAAGACTGGCCTGTGGAAGATAGCGACAGTCGTTCTTACTCTATGTACGATAATTGA
- a CDS encoding Sll0314/Alr1548 family TPR repeat-containing protein yields MTKQFFVPQSIVFAKLTDLAKVTFTAAIALNLWVSPSLAGDPFRTSKPHEIGAQTEAAFNAMFQQGDYLAADRYLKQAISSEPNEPLAYAMKASLAYGNKDWAKLENYSKKTLETGQKLIVSDPLRGNLYTAVGHFLEGAVIITRKGTVNGASPALSRLRQVYEYLDKAEAVSANDPELNLIKGYMDLMLAVNLPFASPDQAIERLEQNAAPRYLVDRGIALAYRDLKQYSQALEYANQALKTTADNPEIHYLKAQILQEQGKKEKSRQLFQEAIANFDKALTKKAQLPGNLVRQIERERSQAANRLNNPGG; encoded by the coding sequence ATGACTAAACAGTTTTTTGTTCCTCAGTCAATTGTCTTTGCCAAACTAACTGACCTTGCCAAGGTGACTTTTACTGCGGCGATCGCTCTAAATCTCTGGGTAAGTCCCTCTCTTGCTGGCGATCCGTTTCGGACTAGTAAGCCTCATGAAATTGGTGCCCAAACGGAGGCAGCTTTTAACGCCATGTTCCAACAGGGTGACTATCTAGCTGCTGATCGTTATCTGAAACAAGCAATATCCAGTGAGCCAAATGAACCTCTCGCTTATGCCATGAAGGCATCCTTAGCCTATGGAAACAAGGACTGGGCTAAACTAGAAAATTACAGCAAGAAAACCCTAGAAACTGGACAAAAGCTAATTGTTAGTGATCCATTGCGTGGTAACTTGTACACTGCTGTTGGTCATTTTTTAGAGGGAGCGGTAATTATCACCCGTAAAGGCACAGTCAACGGCGCTTCACCAGCCTTAAGCCGGTTGCGGCAAGTGTATGAATACTTAGACAAAGCAGAAGCGGTTTCTGCCAACGATCCAGAATTGAATTTAATCAAGGGCTATATGGATTTAATGCTAGCTGTCAATCTGCCTTTTGCTAGCCCAGATCAGGCAATTGAACGCTTAGAACAAAATGCTGCTCCTCGGTATCTAGTGGATCGGGGTATTGCCCTAGCCTACCGGGATTTAAAACAATACTCTCAGGCCCTAGAGTATGCAAACCAGGCTTTAAAAACGACAGCCGATAACCCCGAAATTCATTACCTCAAAGCCCAAATCCTCCAAGAACAAGGGAAGAAAGAAAAAAGTCGGCAATTGTTCCAGGAAGCGATCGCTAATTTTGACAAAGCATTGACTAAAAAAGCCCAACTTCCAGGCAATTTGGTAAGACAAATTGAACGTGAACGCAGTCAGGCGGCTAACCGCTTAAATAATCCTGGTGGGTAA
- a CDS encoding ABC transporter ATP-binding protein, with amino-acid sequence MLYLRNLIYHPTACPTPILKSLNLELAPQQLGLIIGPSGSGKSTLLEILSGLADPTSGAVCWRDQELIAEQLQQLAGLVFQFPERHFCGGTILEELRLGHPELGSERVKQALSEVGLEHLSLSAAPYALSGGQQRRLALAVQLIRQPNLLLMDEPTAGLDWSMRRQLVNLLAKLKQDWTLLVVTHDAGDLLAIADRCWTLNHGELKPVDPKTLGAKVKQPLPAA; translated from the coding sequence ATGCTCTATCTCAGAAATCTGATTTATCATCCCACAGCCTGCCCAACTCCGATTCTCAAATCTCTCAACCTGGAATTAGCACCCCAGCAACTGGGTCTGATTATCGGCCCTAGCGGTTCCGGTAAAAGTACCTTATTAGAAATTCTATCTGGTCTAGCTGACCCCACATCTGGAGCAGTCTGCTGGCGGGATCAAGAACTGATTGCTGAACAGCTACAACAGTTGGCTGGGTTGGTGTTTCAGTTTCCAGAGCGGCATTTTTGTGGCGGGACGATTTTAGAGGAATTGCGTTTAGGGCATCCTGAGTTAGGCTCTGAGCGGGTGAAACAGGCATTGAGTGAAGTGGGATTAGAGCATTTATCCCTTTCTGCTGCACCTTATGCTTTGAGCGGTGGTCAGCAACGGCGTTTAGCTTTGGCGGTGCAATTAATCCGCCAACCGAATTTATTATTGATGGATGAACCCACAGCTGGGTTAGATTGGTCAATGCGTCGGCAACTGGTAAATTTATTGGCGAAACTGAAACAAGATTGGACTTTGTTGGTTGTAACACACGACGCTGGGGATTTGTTAGCGATCGCAGATCGTTGCTGGACACTCAACCACGGTGAACTAAAACCAGTTGACCCGAAGACACTGGGAGCTAAAGTGAAACAACCTCTACCCGCGGCATAA
- the rsmG gene encoding 16S rRNA (guanine(527)-N(7))-methyltransferase RsmG → MTNLTSPLLPEMAEIWQQTLNWQPTALQRSQFQQLYELVLEGNRQLNLTRITEPQEFWEKHLWDSLRGIAPQRQFIPVLPEGGSVIDIGTGAGFPGIPIAIAFPNCKVTLLDSTRKKITFIETILTTLALTNIKTLIGRAEEIGQQSQHRKTYDIALIRAVGTPSVCAEYALPLVKQGGLAVIYRGNWTEDETTALQNAANQLGGVIESIEQFTTPLTNSIRHCLYLRKVVNTPVQFPRAIGIPTQNPL, encoded by the coding sequence ATGACTAACTTAACCTCTCCCTTGCTGCCTGAGATGGCAGAAATTTGGCAACAAACTCTTAATTGGCAACCAACAGCCCTACAGCGATCGCAATTCCAGCAGCTTTATGAATTAGTTCTGGAAGGAAATCGCCAGTTAAATCTCACTCGCATCACTGAACCCCAAGAGTTTTGGGAAAAACATCTCTGGGATTCTCTAAGGGGAATTGCGCCACAGCGGCAATTTATCCCAGTCCTTCCAGAGGGTGGGTCTGTGATTGATATTGGCACCGGTGCAGGTTTTCCGGGTATACCGATCGCGATCGCTTTTCCTAATTGCAAAGTTACCCTTTTGGATTCAACGCGCAAAAAAATTACGTTTATTGAAACGATATTAACTACACTGGCCCTAACCAACATCAAAACTCTCATTGGTAGAGCCGAAGAAATTGGTCAACAAAGCCAGCACCGCAAAACCTACGATATCGCCCTGATTCGTGCTGTTGGTACACCCTCCGTCTGTGCCGAATATGCCCTACCATTGGTCAAACAAGGCGGTTTGGCTGTAATTTATCGTGGTAATTGGACAGAGGATGAAACAACAGCTTTGCAAAATGCTGCTAACCAGTTGGGTGGGGTAATTGAATCAATCGAACAATTTACAACTCCCCTAACTAATAGTATTCGTCATTGCCTGTACTTGCGGAAAGTGGTAAACACACCTGTTCAATTTCCCCGTGCTATTGGTATACCAACTCAAAATCCGCTTTAA